From one Deinococcus sp. JMULE3 genomic stretch:
- a CDS encoding TetR/AcrR family transcriptional regulator — protein MARPRQISDEAIVAAAQEVFLEQGFSATTAAIARRAGVSEGTLFNRFASKEDLFVAAIGLHVQARWQAELLGAAGQGDVRRNLERALLSMLREAEQLVPKLMVMFSRGHDPSHNPILMRLGDPMQLAARNIAAYLEAEVRLGRLRPLDAEVTALTVVGSLSHYVHREMVPGQGSGLESGRFVRGLMDLLWPGMAP, from the coding sequence ATGGCCAGACCCCGTCAGATCAGTGACGAAGCGATCGTCGCCGCCGCGCAGGAGGTGTTTCTCGAGCAGGGCTTCAGCGCCACCACCGCCGCCATCGCCCGCCGCGCCGGGGTGTCCGAGGGCACCCTGTTCAACCGCTTCGCCAGCAAGGAGGACCTCTTCGTGGCGGCCATCGGCCTGCACGTCCAGGCCCGCTGGCAGGCCGAACTGCTCGGCGCCGCCGGGCAGGGCGACGTGCGCCGCAACCTCGAACGCGCCCTGCTGAGCATGCTGCGCGAGGCCGAGCAGCTCGTGCCGAAACTCATGGTGATGTTCTCCCGCGGGCACGATCCCTCACACAACCCGATCCTGATGCGCCTCGGGGACCCCATGCAGCTCGCCGCCCGTAACATCGCCGCGTACCTCGAAGCCGAGGTCCGCCTGGGCCGCCTGCGCCCCCTCGACGCCGAGGTCACGGCCCTGACGGTCGTAGGCAGCCTGTCGCATTACGTCCACCGCGAAATGGTGCCCGGCCAGGGCAGCGGCCTGGAGTCCGGGCGCTTCGTGCGCGGCCTGATGGACCTGCTGTGGCCCGGCATGGCCCCCTGA
- a CDS encoding TolC family protein: MTHPSPRLLRAALSIALLLGPAAAQNAAPATATPVTGTPTGTPATAASAVTAPAAAGPATPLDTLLLALRAAPGWRSADLSYRAAQLQLDSARLRAGLTLTAGGSGSLSKVPWDTGDWTGNGTLTVTASLPVLPWSPLLEGVRSAERGLQTAALDLRAARGSLTTQLWQAYAGLRAASDALTLADAQLTLSTQVLDIARAQRAQGLLTESALLDRQANLEAAQAGRDRAAGALRQARLGLTRLLGSDPLPAAPDLSRPLPDLTPAGDEAALIAHALAQRPEVRRAQATLADAQAARDAAALAARLPDLTASVSAGQLASATGAAGRTVSGSLNLTTGVLGAQLSVPLREAKSPVSGVSLALSASIPILGSTESAALRQAELGVQQATLALDAARQSAELDVRTRVQAAQDERGALDAARTRVQAAELAAQAAQARLDAGLATRLDVAQANLNLTQAEQALRAQLDRVAVAGAALAQATTDLDPLLLTLPTLPTGGRP; this comes from the coding sequence ATGACCCACCCATCACCCCGCCTGCTGCGCGCCGCGCTGAGCATCGCCCTGCTGCTCGGCCCGGCCGCCGCCCAGAACGCGGCCCCGGCGACCGCTACACCCGTGACAGGTACACCGACCGGCACGCCCGCCACCGCAGCTTCCGCCGTCACGGCCCCCGCCGCGGCTGGCCCCGCGACCCCCCTGGACACGTTGCTGCTCGCGCTGCGCGCCGCCCCCGGCTGGCGCTCGGCCGACCTGAGCTACCGCGCGGCGCAGCTGCAACTCGACAGCGCCCGCCTGCGCGCCGGACTGACCCTGACTGCCGGCGGCAGCGGCAGCCTCTCGAAGGTCCCCTGGGACACGGGTGACTGGACCGGCAACGGGACCCTGACTGTGACTGCCAGCCTGCCCGTGCTGCCCTGGTCCCCGCTGCTGGAGGGCGTGCGCAGCGCCGAACGCGGCCTGCAGACGGCCGCGCTGGACCTGCGCGCCGCGCGCGGCAGCCTGACCACGCAGCTGTGGCAGGCCTACGCCGGACTGCGCGCCGCCAGCGACGCCCTGACCCTGGCCGACGCGCAGCTCACCCTGAGTACCCAGGTGCTGGACATCGCCCGCGCCCAGCGCGCCCAGGGTCTGCTCACGGAGAGCGCCCTGCTCGACCGTCAGGCGAACCTGGAGGCCGCCCAGGCGGGCCGCGACCGCGCCGCCGGGGCACTCCGGCAGGCCCGGCTGGGCCTCACGCGCCTGCTGGGCAGTGACCCGCTGCCCGCCGCGCCGGACCTGAGCCGCCCGCTGCCCGACCTGACCCCCGCCGGGGACGAGGCGGCGCTGATCGCACACGCCCTGGCGCAGCGGCCCGAGGTGCGCCGCGCGCAGGCCACCCTGGCCGACGCGCAGGCCGCCCGCGACGCCGCCGCCCTGGCGGCCCGCCTGCCGGACCTGACCGCCAGCGTCAGTGCCGGACAGCTCGCCAGCGCCACCGGCGCGGCCGGACGCACCGTCAGCGGCAGCCTGAACCTCACGACCGGCGTGCTCGGCGCGCAGCTCAGCGTGCCGCTGCGCGAGGCGAAAAGCCCCGTCAGCGGCGTGAGTCTCGCCCTGAGCGCCTCCATTCCGATTCTGGGCAGCACCGAGAGCGCCGCGCTGCGGCAGGCGGAACTCGGCGTGCAGCAGGCCACCCTGGCCCTCGACGCCGCCCGCCAGAGCGCCGAACTCGACGTCCGCACCCGAGTGCAGGCCGCGCAGGACGAACGCGGCGCGCTGGACGCCGCCCGCACCCGCGTCCAGGCCGCCGAACTGGCCGCGCAGGCCGCGCAGGCCCGCCTGGACGCCGGGCTCGCCACGCGCCTGGACGTCGCGCAGGCCAACCTGAACCTCACGCAGGCCGAGCAGGCCCTGCGCGCCCAGCTCGACCGCGTCGCGGTGGCGGGCGCCGCGCTCGCGCAGGCCACGACCGACCTCGACCCGCTGCTCCTGACCCTTCCCACCCTGCCCACCGGAGGCCGCCCATGA
- a CDS encoding TolC family protein: protein MTRTLTLILALSAASPLAHAQSTTAQSTTAQSTTAPTALTLGSAVTRAVTQGVDVTTARANLQKAQANLRAVRADPTSLITTLTQAEQDVAAQTASLNAAKLGAAQAAVSGYVQAFEAAQRTALAQAQVSLSERQLKIAQARLAARVATTLDVSRAQNALSSDRQDLASAQASLPVLEASLTRTLNLPAGTDLKLAAPGDAPKLSVTLAALQAGLEKRLPSLVQAAGGVNFAALQVKLADNDYTPARTLEDARTALDNASRALEDGARAAQTGVRDAWRSAQDAQARVAVAQDAAANAQTALRNAQARLKAGTAAAIEVQQAQVQAQQAELSVQQARGGVWRALAALGSAAGQDVTGLVN from the coding sequence ATGACGCGCACCCTGACCCTGATCCTCGCCCTGAGCGCCGCCAGCCCCCTGGCCCACGCCCAGAGCACCACTGCCCAGAGCACCACTGCCCAGTCCACCACTGCCCCCACCGCCCTGACCCTCGGCAGCGCCGTCACCCGCGCCGTCACGCAGGGCGTGGACGTCACCACCGCCCGCGCGAACCTGCAGAAGGCCCAGGCGAACCTGCGCGCCGTGCGCGCCGATCCGACCAGCCTCATCACCACGCTGACGCAGGCCGAGCAGGACGTCGCCGCGCAGACGGCGTCGCTGAACGCCGCGAAGCTCGGCGCGGCGCAGGCCGCCGTGAGCGGCTACGTGCAGGCCTTCGAGGCCGCGCAGCGGACCGCGCTGGCCCAGGCGCAGGTCAGCCTGTCCGAGCGGCAGCTGAAGATCGCGCAGGCGCGCCTCGCGGCGCGCGTCGCCACGACCCTCGACGTCAGCCGCGCGCAGAACGCCCTGAGCAGCGACCGCCAGGACCTCGCCAGCGCCCAGGCCAGCCTGCCCGTGCTGGAGGCCAGCCTGACCCGCACCCTGAACCTGCCCGCCGGGACCGACCTGAAACTGGCCGCGCCCGGCGACGCCCCGAAACTCAGCGTGACGCTCGCCGCGCTGCAGGCCGGACTGGAGAAACGCCTGCCGTCCCTGGTGCAGGCCGCTGGCGGCGTGAACTTCGCCGCGCTGCAGGTGAAGCTCGCGGACAACGACTACACCCCGGCCCGCACCCTGGAAGACGCCCGCACCGCGCTGGACAACGCCTCGCGCGCCCTGGAGGACGGCGCCCGCGCCGCGCAGACCGGCGTGCGCGACGCCTGGCGCAGCGCGCAGGACGCCCAGGCCCGCGTCGCCGTCGCGCAGGACGCCGCCGCGAACGCCCAGACCGCGCTGCGTAACGCCCAGGCCCGCCTGAAGGCCGGAACGGCCGCCGCCATCGAGGTTCAGCAGGCCCAGGTGCAGGCCCAGCAGGCCGAGCTGAGCGTGCAGCAGGCCAGAGGCGGCGTGTGGCGCGCCCTGGCCGCCCTGGGCTCGGCCGCCGGACAGGACGTGACGGGACTGGTGAACTGA